A region from the Biomphalaria glabrata chromosome 14, xgBioGlab47.1, whole genome shotgun sequence genome encodes:
- the LOC129922767 gene encoding uncharacterized protein LOC129922767 isoform X3, translating to MFSILVFLKYLIVHSAAQQPIVNSTQHDIGDTFNITCDVKRFANLKEITSPDHVYNMSLHRKSFLTLTSIPLVVYVPSADFLYIDNEIKSNILVKHNPRNQWLFHRTGGIGFANRRNIQFIVTAVNFQCSDAGEYYCIIVLPSGKFVSTSPVNITVKAPISDHKIKINRHNRNDSYSSTNYVGENITLTCTVTGPPSLLITWNQTAKGSTKENPATGEISSNSTSESVVSAGCKLHHYSSKLVFELQETYDGNTYYCIVSNDTGEQSRENFTLRIIP from the exons CTCAACAGCCGATTGTGAACTCAACACAGCACGATATTGGTGACACATTTAATATAACGTGTGATGTGAAAAGGTTTGCTAACTTAAAAGAGATAACTAGTCCTGACCACGTGTACAATATGTCACTACATAGAAAATCATTTTTGACATTAACATCTATACCTCTCGTTGTTTACGTACCTTCTGCTGATTTTCTTTATATCGACAATGAAATCAAA tcgaaTATACTTGTAAAACACAACCCTCGAAATCAGTGGTTATTTCACCGCACTGGCGGTATAGGTTTCGCAAACAGAAGAAATATTCAATTCATTGTGACAGCAGTCAACTTTCAGTGTAGTGATGCAGGCGAATACTATTGTATAATAGTTTTACCCAGTGGTAAATTCGTTTCTACTAGTCCTGTGAACATAACAGTCAAAG ctCCGATTTCTGATCATAAAATCAAGATTAATCGACACAATAGAAATGATAGCTACTCATCAACTAATTATGTAGGAGAAAATATAACTTTGACCTGCACAGTCACA GGTCCTCCTAGTCTTTTAATAACTTGGAACCAGACAGCAAAAGGCtcaacaaaagaaaatccagCAACTGGTGAAATCAGTTCTAACAGCACATCAGAATCTGTTGTTTCTGCTGGATGTAAACTTCATCATTATTCTTCAAAACTAGTCTTTGAGCTCCAAGAAACTTATGATGGGAACACTTACTACTGTATAGTTTCAAACGATACGGGTGAACAGAGCAGAGAAAACTTCACTCTTCGTATTATCCCAT GA
- the LOC129922767 gene encoding uncharacterized protein LOC129922767 isoform X2 has protein sequence MFSILVFLKYLIVHSAAQQPIVNSTQHDIGDTFNITCDVKRFANLKEITSPDHVYNMSLHRKSFLTLTSIPLVVYVPSADFLYIDNEIKSNILVKHNPRNQWLFHRTGGIGFANRRNIQFIVTAVNFQCSDAGEYYCIIVLPSGKFVSTSPVNITVKAPISDHKIKINRHNRNDSYSSTNYVGENITLTCTVTGPPSLLITWNQTAKGSTKENPATGEISSNSTSESVVSAGCKLHHYSSKLVFELQETYDGNTYYCIVSNDTGEQSRENFTLRIIPYDKHESEA, from the exons CTCAACAGCCGATTGTGAACTCAACACAGCACGATATTGGTGACACATTTAATATAACGTGTGATGTGAAAAGGTTTGCTAACTTAAAAGAGATAACTAGTCCTGACCACGTGTACAATATGTCACTACATAGAAAATCATTTTTGACATTAACATCTATACCTCTCGTTGTTTACGTACCTTCTGCTGATTTTCTTTATATCGACAATGAAATCAAA tcgaaTATACTTGTAAAACACAACCCTCGAAATCAGTGGTTATTTCACCGCACTGGCGGTATAGGTTTCGCAAACAGAAGAAATATTCAATTCATTGTGACAGCAGTCAACTTTCAGTGTAGTGATGCAGGCGAATACTATTGTATAATAGTTTTACCCAGTGGTAAATTCGTTTCTACTAGTCCTGTGAACATAACAGTCAAAG ctCCGATTTCTGATCATAAAATCAAGATTAATCGACACAATAGAAATGATAGCTACTCATCAACTAATTATGTAGGAGAAAATATAACTTTGACCTGCACAGTCACA GGTCCTCCTAGTCTTTTAATAACTTGGAACCAGACAGCAAAAGGCtcaacaaaagaaaatccagCAACTGGTGAAATCAGTTCTAACAGCACATCAGAATCTGTTGTTTCTGCTGGATGTAAACTTCATCATTATTCTTCAAAACTAGTCTTTGAGCTCCAAGAAACTTATGATGGGAACACTTACTACTGTATAGTTTCAAACGATACGGGTGAACAGAGCAGAGAAAACTTCACTCTTCGTATTATCCCAT